The Pseudomonadales bacterium genomic interval AATCAGTCCTTCTGGATCCGAAAGTGATGGAATTTCACCTGAGGAAGGGTCAAAACCGGTTGTCATGCTGGGGCACACGAAACCCGTCTTGTCCAGCACATTCCGAAAGCCCTGCACGGATAGACTTTCAATCGGGCCCTCGATTTCGCGGTATCCCATGACGAACAGCTGATTCAGGACCTCAATCAAGTTGGATACCGGCACATCGAGAAGCACGTATTTTTCAATTCCCAGTCTTTGCGACAGCGGCGCCTTTCCCCCTGAGTTCCGACTCGTCGATGCGTTGCCCACCGCATTCATGCTCACCGCAACCCCGGTCAATCCAAGTCCGAGTACTGCTTGCCGCCTTGATAGTGCCACTGGGATCCTCCATTATTGCGCGGAAAGAACTCGATCAGGGCAAACACCTGCGTCAAAAGCCATATCGAACGGTCAGACCCGCCTCCCGTCTTTCAGTTGCGGAAGTAAGGGAATATCCCGTGCTAGGCCCCAGTCCAAGTTGCGACTGAACTAGAGACGGTACGGCAATGTCTGCCTGCTTTGTTAGTATCGTTTTCTGATCAAAAACATTATTTATGTAGATTCCGATGTCCCACTGAGTTCCGGGATCACGCAAACCGGCGTAGAGATTGGTGATCGTATAGGCGTCCGCCTCAAATCCCGGCGATGCAAATTGGTTCTTTGGCGTATATGTCACGAGGGCGCGAAAATAGGCATCCAGATCATCTGAAACGTTCCAATCTTTTTCCGCCTGTACCGAGGCGTACCAGTCCGCATTACGGGAAAAGCTGCCTTTTGTGGTGCATAGCGCGATCGGGACACCTGCCGCGGCAAATCCATCAAGGGTGGGTGCTCCGTTATCAGCGACGCCGTCAAAATTCGCGTCATTACAAGGAAGAACGGCGCCAGCCAGGCGGCTACGCGCATAGCTGAGAGAGCCGCCGACAGAGAAGTTGCGCGAAGACTTGTATGTAAAATCGAAATCCAGACCATAAATCTTGCCGTCGGCATTTGCTTGCATTCCATTCGCGTTAGATGCAACCGACAACGGGAGGGCCGTATCGTTGACATAGGATATAAACGGCACCTGGTAAATGAAATTATCAAACTTCTGGTGAAACAAGGAGAGATTGAGTGCAAGTTGGCCATCAAGAAGCACCGTCTTCACACCAAATTCCACGTTATTCGATTCTTCCGGGTCCAGATTCGCATATTTTGTTACTCGCGGATCATTGGACTGAATGGCTGGATTATTAGCCCCCGGTCGCCAGCTGTGGCCATAGCTGACGTATGTCGTAACGTCATCATTAATATGGTGCGTAAGGGACGCTTGATACACCAACGGATGATATGTCTTATCAAAGTCGGGACCCATTGAGATGGGAAAGTCGGGAAGCGGCAGGTCACACTGCCCTGGACGATGCGTTGACGGAAATGCTGGACCTCCACCGGCGCTGGGCACATAAGAGCACATGCTATCGGGCACACCGGTGGCGACAACTCCGTTGATCACGGATCCTGACTGCCTGATCAACACGTCGTATTCCATATAGCGGATGCCAAGAAATACATCTGTTTTATCAGTTAAATGAACAGTCGCATTTCCATATATCGCCTTTTCCTCCCTTTCGATCGGGATATCTGCCTTTGTGCTATACCGATAATACGGATCGAACTGGTCCAAACCCAGATTTGGGCGAACTCCGAAGGCGCCAGGCAAAAAAGCTGCCGGAAGCATGGTTGCTGTAAAAGCCTTTTCACGCCTGTAATAGGCGCCAAGACCGTAATCCAGAGAATCGCGATATGACGCTTGCAACCTGAGTTCCTGCGTGACTACTTCTGCTGTAGTCGTGATGCGCCGCATTTTTTCCGGCGCAATCCAGAGATTGGACGACTCCCCATCTGTATAGGATGCGCCATAATCGTCTGCCTTGGTTTTTCCGTAGGACCCGACGTATATCAGTCGGTAGTCATCGTTTATATCCCAGCTAAAATCCCCAATCCAGTGCTTAAACCATTGCGCTCTTATGTGCGGTGTATGACTGACCGATCGGCGATCTCTTGTGGCAATTGCCGGTCCGTTGAAATTGGCCGGCATCCCAGGACCACTATATCCCGGCCCGGCAATCCACGGAAATTCATCGCGATCCGCTGAAAAGTGCTGATACATCAGATTGATCTTGATATTGTCCAGCGGCTGCGCGTAGCTCGCAACTCTCCAGCTATCCGTGTGATCATGAGATTTCTTTGAAGTGGTGATACTTTTCACGCCAGCTCCATCTCCATGATCGGTGATGCCGGCGAAGCGCAGAGCGAACTTGTTTTCAATGATGGGAAGGTTAAGGGCCGCCTCTGCCCTTCGCCTGCTGCGTGTCGATGCATTAAGACTGACGCGTCCCTCGGTTGCAGAGGGATCCGGACGCTTTGTGGTCACCGTGATTGCACCCGATGAAGCGGGCTCGCCCCGAAGAGTTCCTTGTGGTCCGCGCAAGACCTCTATTTGTTGGATGTCATAGGCCGCCTGATACATGAGGGTCGGGGTGACCGGAACCTCGTTAAGATAGGTCTGCACCGTCGGTAGCGCCGTACTGCTATCCGGTTTTGCCGCACCACGCAATGCGACGGTGGGATCACCCATACCGGGACGTGGCTTGAAGGTCAGACCAGGGGTGATCGCCGCCAGATCCGAACCATTGAATAGATTAAAGCTTTGGAGATCGGAATCCGTAATGGCTTTGATCGCCATGGGCACATCCTGCAAACGCTCATCTCTTCGTCGGGCGGTGACCACGATTTCCTCTAGGCGATCGGAAAGCAAGGGTGACGGAGATGGGCCAGGCTGATTCGCGTCCTGCGCGAATGCGCCGTTCACAGCCACGCCTGCAACAAGTGTTGACGCATAAGCGAGAGGCCGGAGTTTGCGCGACGTGCAGCTCTTCTTTTTCATGAACCAGAATCTCCGTTTTAGCTTCAATGGCTCTACACCTGATATCGCGTTGGCATTTATCGCAACCTGGATGCATGCGTCGGCAATCAAGGCTTCGAGCCCGCTTGTGACACTATACCTACCCGACAGCGCCTTCAGTTGCACTGTCGACACATCTTCATACGAAAACAACAGCTGGATGTTCGCCTGTTTCGCAAAGAGCACCAGCGCCTTGTCTGCGGTCGACGGAGGGATATCGAAATCAAATTCAGCCTCCTCACCATGAGCCGCCGCCATGAACAGCAACGTCAGGGTCAACACCGAAATGACTGTGGCCCACGCCCCGCCGCCTGTTGACAAGGCGGGGCGACTGCCAAGGCGCCATGCTTTGCGTTCGGCTTTTTTTGGCGCCAATACTGATGACACATCAGACATGGAAATCCACCATCCCATCCCGAGAAACTTCCTTCGACTCACGCACGCGCAGCGCAGGTGCCACCCAAAGGGTCAGTGAGCCGTGCCGTCCGGGGACTCGTGAAGAGAAAGCACGATCAGATCGTCTGCGATCCGGCGATGCTTGATGCCAAAGCCGGTGTCCAGTGCCTCGAGGAATGGCTCGATGTCGCCAATGTCGAAGTACCCTCCGATCCGGATCCGGGCAATGGCGGGATCGACGATTTCGAGACGCTGATTGGTGTAGCGCCCCACATCCTTCACGACCTCTGCCAGGGTCTGCCCGTCGAAGGCCCATTTGCCGCCCTTCCATGCGACGCGGCGGTCGAGTTGGGCCTCCGACAAGCGCCGCCGGGTCTCGATGCGTTCTGCATAACGCGTGAAATCGCCGGCACGCAGGGCCTGTGCATTCGATTTCGTGCTGTCGGGGCGGGCGACGCTGACACCAACCACACCTTCAGCCACGGCCACTTCCACGTCCTCATCCCGGATGCGCACGTTGAAGCTGGTACCAACCGCGCGGACCACCCCCTTGCCGGCGTAGACCACGAAGGGCACACGTGGATCCGGCGCGACGTCGAAGTAGACCTCGCCCGTGTTCAGATAAACCGATCGCTCGCGCGCATCGATATGCACACGCACTTCGCTGCGCGTGTTGAGGACAAGTTTCGATCCGTCGCCGAGCAGAACCTGGGACTGTTCGCCAGTACGGGTCTGATACACGGATTCAACGACCTTGTGGGCCGCAAGCCACGGCAGGAAATCCGGCTTGGTGACCGTCAAGACGGCGACGAGCAACACGCCCACAAGGCCCAGCGGTGCGGCCCATTGCCATGGCGCCCACGTCTTGCGTGGGGGCTCCGGTGACGGATTTTGCTGCAGCGGAATGACTTGTGCCAGCAATGCCAGGCAGTCGACCTGCTTCCAGGTCTGGGCCAGATATTCGAAGGCGGCTGCATGGTCTGCATCCTCTGCAAGCCAGGCTTGCAGACGCGCCTTCTCGTCATCGCACAGATCGTCGCTATCGACGCGCACCACCCACGCGGCGGCCTGCTCCTCGATCCGGCGTTTCCTGTGGATTGGAATGACGTTCTGCATCGCGGTCACTTCAGCTTCGAGCTGCGCTCGGCACCATACCCGACTTCATCAACCTGAATCGCGCGCAGTTGTTGCACACAGCGCGCCAGTGCTTTGGCCAAGTGCTTTTCGACCGTGCTGACGCTGATATCGAGGCGCAGTGCCACCTCCTGCTGCGAGAACCCGTACACCTTGCGCAGAACCAGAACCTGACGGCATTGCGGCGGCAAGGACGCCGCCACGCGACAGAACAGCTCGAAGTGCCGTTGCGCCATCACACGCGCCTCGGGTCCGACTTCACTATCATCCATGACATCCAGGGCGGCCGAATCCTCCAGTGAGTCTTCCATCTGATTGAATTTGCGCGCCCTGAGGTTGAACGCGAGGTTGCGGGCCGTTCGATAGAGATAGGCCTGGGGGTAGCGGATCTCGCCCTTGGCGGCTGCCTCGAGCACGCGGACGAAGCTCTCCTGTGCGACGTCCTCGGCATCTTCCGCTCGACCCAGATAGCGACCGAGGTAGCGTCGAAGGCGCCCGCGCAATCTGCCGATTTCCAGATTATTGAACATGTGTGCAGCCCTCGGACGGAGGCGGGGTCAATGTAGCACCATTTGGATGCTCACAGCCGCGGCGACAGGGGCGAGCGCCGGAAGGGCGACCGCCGGAAGGGCGACCGCCGGAAGGGCGACCGCCGGAAGGGCGACCGCCGGAAGGGCGACCGCCGGAAGGGCGACCGCCGGTCGCCCGTACAACCCCGTGCATTTCGATGCCGTAGGGGCCGACCGGCCGGTCGCCCGTGCATTCGCATCCCGTGGGTCGGGCTACCCATGGATGCCGTTGCGCCGCGCCCCCTAGGGTGCGATCAGCCTGCTGAAGCCACTCGCCTGGTCATAGGCATGAGCAAGCTGCAGGATCTCCAGGTCGCCACCATATTTCCCGAGAATCTGCAGCCCCATGGCACGGTTGGCCGAGTCAAACCCGGCGGGGACAACCCCGATCGGCAGCGCGGAAAGCGTCCCGATGCCGGCCACCTCCATCCACCGGTGGTATGTATCCATCGCATGGCCGGCAATCTCTTTCGGCCAATGCACGCTGGCCGCAAACGGAAAGACCTGGGCCGTGGGCAAGACGAGGAAATCGAACTGCTCGAGCAAGGCCCGGACCGCCTGGTACCAGGCGCTGCGAGTCGTTGCTGCCTGCGCCACATCGAGGCCGCTCAGGGCGAGTCCGGTTTCGATTTCCCAGATGGCTTCCGGCTTTATCTTGTCCCGCATCTGCGGCTGCTGATACATGCGCGCAAACCCGGAAGAGATGGCATGGCTGCGCATTGCCAACCAACTCCGCCACAGGGCCGGCATGTCAAAATCCGTCGTTGCCTCCTCAACGATGCAGCCGATATTCCGGAAATGCTGCAGAGCGTTTTCGCAGAGGCCGATGACGCCTGCCTCCATCGGCAGGTAGCCGTTGAAGTCACCGAGAAACCCTATCTGGGTCCCCTTGAACTCGCGTGCGAGCTTTACCGTGAAATCCACGGGCGCTTCGTTGATTGAGAGGGGAACGCGATCATCCGGGCCTGCCATCACGGACAACAGCAGCGCAACATCCGCAACGGTTCGCCCCATGGGCCCCTCTGTCGCCAGCTGCGAGAAAAAGACCTCGCTCGACGGCCAGTAGGGCACCCTGCCAAACGACGGACGCAACGAATAGATATTGTTCCAGCCTGCCGGGTTGCGTAGCGACCCCATCATGTCGCTGCCATCTGCGACGGGTAACAACCTCTGCGCCAGGGCAGTTGCGGCCCCTCCGCTGCTGCCTCCCGCCGTGAGCTTGCGGTTCCAGGCATTGCGAGTCGTACCAAACAGGCTGTTGTAGGTTTGCGAACCCAGTCCAAACTCAGGCATGTTTGTTCGCCCGACAAATATCGCCCCCGCAGCCCGCAGACGTGCGGCAAGCAAGCCGTCGTCCTTCGGTATGTTGTTCTTGAACAGAACCGACCCGAGTGTCGTGCGCATGCCGGCAACCTGTACGGCGTCCTTTGGCGCCATCGGCAGCCCGTGCAGGGGGCCAACCTCCTCCCCGCGCCGAAGCGCTGCGTCGGCCTTCTCTGCCAGAGCAAGCAGCTCCTCCGGGGACTCGAGCGAAACAATGGCGTTGAACGCCGGGTTCACCGCGTCGATTCGCGCGAGAAATGCCGTCATCACCTCCCGGCAGGACACTTTCCCCGCTCGGATGGCGTCCCGCAGTTCGATGGCAGACATCTCTGTAATGGGGTCTGCAACAGGATGGGCTCCATCGGCTGATACCCGGGTCGCCGCCAATGCTGCGGCACCGGTGGCTGCCGCCCTCAGCACGGTACGTCGGCTCACTGTCATGTGCTCTTGATCCATGTTGACGTTCATCCCGCAGGCGCTCCTCGGTTGTCGTACCGCAGTTGCATGTGACGCCGGTGTTCGGCCAGGTCCTTGGCGCGCTGGTCCGGCCCCACCGTGGGCGTATCCTTGGGCGGTTTCGTGTACGGCACGGTGAGCTTGACCTTTTGCGCCGCCGGGTGCCTTTCGGGATCGAACACCTTTTCCTTCATCCCGTCAAACCGCATCAGGATCCACATCAGGATCACACCGCGCTGGCGACCAGCGGCAGGGGCGACTGCGGAAAGGGACGACCGGACGGAAGGGCAACCGCCAGAGAGGGCGACCGCCAGGAAGGGCGACCGCGGGTCGCCCGTACGGTTGTGATGCCGGGGGAGGGCGACCGCGGGTCGCCCGTACGGTTGCGATGCTGCGGTAGGGGCGACCGGCGGTCGCCCGTACATTTCCGGCGGTCGCCCGTACAGTTCTGTAGAATTCATCCGCATTGCATGGGGACCGGCGCACAGATGGACGACAACGAATCCCGGCTGGTCGAAAGGCTGAGCACCGGACGCGCGTGGGAGGAATTCTGTGACGGGCTGAAGCGCGCGGGCAGCGTCGTCCTCGGCAACGCGCTCGCGAACACCTCACTCGACCGCGCCGAAGGCTACCGCTACCTGAGCCGGCTCGCGCGGCTTGCACTGGAGAAGTTCGTCGAGAGCAACGACCCGCGCACGCCGCGCTTCTACCAGTTGAGCCGGGAGGACGCGAAGATCGGCGCCGACAACCCCGACGCGTATTACCAGAACGCGTGCCTGAGCGGGGAGTACGAATACCGCCTGCGGGGCAAGCGCAATTCGGTGTTCTATCTCGGGATCGGCAGCTACGCCGGAAACTTCGGCAGCTCGGCTCCGTCGGGGCGAACCGGCTACATCGAGGGCGAGGAACTCGTCGTCGCGGACGATGGCAGTTTCGAGATCATCCTCAGCACCAGACCCCAGCACGGCAACTGGCTGCCGATGGAGCCGAACACCTCGTCGCTGATCGTTCGCCAGTTCTTCCTCGACAAGGCGAACGAGAAGGCAGCCGAGCTGCACCTGGAGCGCATCGATGGCGATGCACGGGCCCAGCCGCTGGCGCCTGTGGATCTCGCGAAGGCGCTGCAGGACAGTACGGCCTTCGTGAAGGGCACGGCCGAGCTGTTTGCCGGCTGGGTGCGCATCTTCGTCGAGCGCCCCAACGAGCTGAACCTGCTGCCGATCGAGAAGCGCGAGGCGGCGCACATGGATCCGAACCAGCCGTTCTTCTACCACGGCTACTGGTCGCTGGCACCCGACGAGGCGCTGCTGGTGTCCGCGACGGAACCCGAGTGCCGCTACTGGAACTTCCAGTTGAACAACATCTGGATGGAATCGCTCGATTATCGCCATCACCGGATCACGCTGAACAAACACAGCGTGACGAAGGATCCCGCCGGCCGGTTCACGATCGTGGTCGCCCACGCCGACCCCGGCGTCGCGAACTGGATCGACACCGCCGGACACACACACGGGACGATGGGCCTGCGCTGGAACGGGGTCGCCAACCCACCGCGTCCCGACTGTCGGGTCGTGAAGCTCGCCGAAATCACCGGCAACAGGGGGAGGTGCGACGGGGAATGACGCACACCGCATCGACCGTGGATGCCATGCTGGCCGAAGCAAGGAAGCGCACCGGGTTCGACGACTTCGGCGACGATGACTTCCTGCAGCCGCTCGGCGTGCTGCTGCGCTCGATCGAGGACGAGGCACACCTCGGCACGGCGGGTCGGCGCTCGCTCGAGGAGCGGATCGTCGGCCTGCTCGCCAACCGACTGCGCGTGCAGCACTGGTTGCAGCGTCATCCCGCGATAGGCGCAGAACGGCTCGCTGCGCCGCTGGTGATCGTCGGCTTCCCCCGGACCGGCACCACGATGCTGCAGCGGCTGCTGGCCAGTGACCCACGTTCGACCGCGTTGCTGTGGTGGGAGTCACGCAACCCCGCACCCTTCGACGGCTGGTCTCCGGCGCTCGCGGCCAGCGGTATGGACGCACGGATCGTCGACGCCAGGAAGCAGACCGCCGCGATGCTGGAGGCGAACCCGGATCTCGCAGCGGTTCACCCCTTCGACGCAGAAGCTCCGGACGAGGACGCGATGCTGCTCGAGCACAGCGTGCGCTCCACGGCGCCGGCAGCGCTGGCGCACGTGCCGACGTATCTGCACTGGCACAACACGCACGACAACAGCGCCGCGTATCGCTATCTGAAGCAGATGCTGCAGTTCATCCAGTGGCAGAAGCGCCTGCGCGGTGAGCGCATCGGGCGCTGGGTCCTGAAGGCGCCCGAGCACATGGCGCATGTCCGGCATCTGTTCGAGCAGTTTCCGGACGCGACCGTGATCCAGCCGCACCGCGACCCGGTCGATATCTATCCCTCGCTGGCGAGCATGATCTTCCAGTTGCGGCGCCTGGCGAGCAACGATGCAACCGCTGCCGAAGCCGCCGAGTACGTGCGCGCTTCATCGAAGCACCGCATCGCCCGGTTGATGGAAGCGCGGCGCGAGCTGCCGGCGACACGCTTCGTCGATATCTGGTACCGGGACGCGATGTCGGATCCGCTCGGCCAGGTCGAACCTATCTACGAGAGAGCGGGAATCGAGCTGACCGACGACGCGAGACAGCATATGCACGACTGGCTGCGCGCGAACCATCGCGAGCAGCGGCCGACGCACGAGTACCGCCTCGACCAGTTCGGTTTCGATGCGGACCGGATCCGCGAGGAACTGGCCGAATACCTGCAAACCTTCGTGATACCGCTCAGCCGCGGTAGTATCGGCACAACGCACCACGACCGGAGAACGCCATGAGGAACCTTGTCGGCACCGCAGCGCTTGCGGTGGCGCTGGCCGTCTGCGGCTGGTTCGTCGGTCACGGTTTCGAGCGTGGACACAACCCGCGCCACGTCACCGTGAAAGGCGTCTCCGAGCGCGAGGTGAAAGCCGATCTCGCGCTGTGGCCGTTGCGCTTCGTGCAGGCCGGTGACGAACTCGCCCAGGTGCAGGCCGCGATCCAGAAGGACGACACCACCGTCAGCGCCTTCCTCGCGCGCCATGGGCTCGACGACAGACAGGTGGCATTCCGTGATCTCGAAGTCACCGATCGCGCCGCGCAATCCTGGGCCTCCGACAACTACCCCTCGCGCTACATCATCTCGCGCACGGTGATGGTGCGCACCGCCGCAGTGGATACGGTATACCAGGCGGCGCAAGCCACCGGTGAGCTGGTCGATGCCGGCGTGGTGCTGGACACGCAGAACAACAACACTCCCACGTATCTGTACAACGGCCTGAACGAGCTGAAGCCGGCGATGATTGCCGAAGCGACCCGCAGCGCACGCGAGGCAGCGGATCAGTTCGCGCGCGATTCCGGCGCCCGCCTCGGCGGCATCGTCACCGCCAACCAGGGCGTGTTCCAGATCCTTGCGCGCGACAAGGCGCCGATGCTGCAGGAAGAGCGTCAGATCGCCAAGACCGTGCGCGTGGTCGCGACGATCGACTACGCGCTCGAGGATTGAGCGTCGCCCGAGGCAGACCGGAACCGCCGTCGCTGCGGTTCAACCGATCTGCTGCAGCGTCGCCAGGCCGTCGGCGTATTCCCAGTAGCCGCGCAGCGCCTTCAGCTTGCCGTGTGTGTCGACGCGGTACGTGAACACACCGTCGACGATCTGCCGGTAACGCTTGCCGTCGAAATCCAGTTCGATCGTCAGGCGCACCACGTTCGCGCACTCGTTGCCGGCCGCGGTGAACGACTCACGAATATCGATATCGATCGTCGAGTTGGCGATATTGCGGTCCCAGAACGCCTCGCGCGCGGCCGCTGTGTTCCAGCCCTTGCCCTCGGGATCCAGATCGGACTTGCCGATCGGATCCTCGATGATGCCATCCTCGGCGAACATGCCGAGCCAGGCGTTCCTGTCGTGGCTGCGTACATACTCGCGCGACTGCAGCGAGATCTGGTAGGCGCGATTGTTCTTGTCCATCGCAGGGCTCTCCTCGAGTGGTGTGCAGGCGGCATTGTAGCCGCGAATCCCGGCGCTACGGGCGCATGCGGCCCCTCGTGAAGAATCCGTCATCGCAATTGGTGCATATTAGAGTTGTCTTTTGACTCGAAGCCGCGCACCATCTGCGCACCTCAACCACGAGTGGACGATGCACCATGGCCTGCGATCATTCGGACCCTTCCGCAATCTACCCGTTCGACGCCCGCGGCGTCGCCAAGCGCTTCCGTCATGCCGCCATCTTCGGCGCGCTCGATGCGCTGACGCCGGGCGAGACGATGCGTTTCTGCAATGACCACGACCCGCTGCCGCTGCTGCACCAGATCGACCAGCGCTACGGGCCACACGTCGACATCCAGTACCGTCAGCGCGTTCCCGGCGAGATCGTGATCGATTTCATGCGCAAGTGATGCGCTCACGACCGGGTGCCGTTCAGCGCACCCGGTCGTCCTCGTTCGCACCGTCGCTGCCTGCACCCAGATAGCGGCGCACATTGCTCAGCACTCCCGTGCTCACCTGCCGCAGGCGGGGGCGTTCGGCTTCACTCCACGGAATCACGCGGCATGCCGCCATCGCGCGCAGGCCCAGCCGCGCAGTCAGGATGCCGGCTCCTATGCCCTGCGCCGCTCCCGTCGACAGCTTGGCCATCACGCCGGCGCCCATCACCTGCGTGCCCACCTCCGCCGCGACCTCGGCAGCACCGGCCAGTGCCATGTTGCGCAGAATCACGCGCAGCAGCCGGATGCGGCCCCAGTAACCCGCGTCCACGCCGTAGGCACGGGCGACATCCTCGACCAGGCGCAACTGGCGCCAGAGCACGAACAGCATGTCGATCAGCGGAAACCGGCTCAACGCGACCATCACGGTCACATCGCCCGCGTGCACGACCACCCGCTCGAGTGCGCGCGCGTCGGTTTCGGCGAGCACGGTCTGCCCATAGAGCGCCAGCACTTCACGATCGTTGTGGGTCTGGCTGAGCGAATCACGCCACCGGCGGAACGATTCGCGTCCGGTATCTCCGCTCAGCGTGGCGAGGCGCGTGCAGAACGCGACTCCTTCGCTGACGCCGTGGTGGCCGAGCAGGAACTGCGCCCGCTGCTGCAGCTCGTCGCGCCCGCGCAGCCGCCCGAGCGTACGCCAGAAGCGCCACAGTGCACTGCCTGCAGTGGCGAGCAGCAACAGCACCACCAGCGTCCAGCCAGCACCGAGCAGTGGTGACTCCTGCATCAGCCGCCACAGCTCGAAGCCCGTCTGCACCAGCAGCAACAGCGCCGCAAGGCCGATCGCGGTCGCGAACAGGGCAGCGCGCAGCCGCGTCCGCTTGCCCTGCTGCTGCAGCGGCGCCTCCATCCCGGCTTGCGCCGGATCGTCTGCGACCGGCTCCAGCCTGAGGCGGACCTGCGCAGACGCCGGTGCGGCAGCGGCTTCGTCGAGCGGGTCGAGTTCGGTGCGTCGGTCCTGCATCTGCTTTTCCTCGCCGTGCGCTACTGCAGCCGGTCACCCAGCAGGTACTCGAGCACGGCATCGAGGCGGATATGCGGCATCGTGCGCATCGAATCCATCGCCGGCGGTCTGAAACTGTCGAACGGTTCGCCACGTTCGCGCCACCAGCGCTCATCGGGAACGTCGGCGGGAACCGCCCCTGGACGCACGAACAGGGCGCGGCCATCGAGGGCGTGCCCGCGGATTCCCGCCAGCGTCCTGCCTTCGGCACGCCCGCTCGCGACCTCGGTCGCCTGCACCGACGCGATCGCCATGCAGTCGGTGGTCACGCCCTCGAAGCGTGCCACCAGTTGCGAGTCGCGCACCAGATGTTGCAGCAACGACACCAGGTTCGCGTGCTGATCGGGCGTGACGTGATC includes:
- a CDS encoding TonB-dependent receptor — its product is MSDVSSVLAPKKAERKAWRLGSRPALSTGGGAWATVISVLTLTLLFMAAAHGEEAEFDFDIPPSTADKALVLFAKQANIQLLFSYEDVSTVQLKALSGRYSVTSGLEALIADACIQVAINANAISGVEPLKLKRRFWFMKKKSCTSRKLRPLAYASTLVAGVAVNGAFAQDANQPGPSPSPLLSDRLEEIVVTARRRDERLQDVPMAIKAITDSDLQSFNLFNGSDLAAITPGLTFKPRPGMGDPTVALRGAAKPDSSTALPTVQTYLNEVPVTPTLMYQAAYDIQQIEVLRGPQGTLRGEPASSGAITVTTKRPDPSATEGRVSLNASTRSRRRAEAALNLPIIENKFALRFAGITDHGDGAGVKSITTSKKSHDHTDSWRVASYAQPLDNIKINLMYQHFSADRDEFPWIAGPGYSGPGMPANFNGPAIATRDRRSVSHTPHIRAQWFKHWIGDFSWDINDDYRLIYVGSYGKTKADDYGASYTDGESSNLWIAPEKMRRITTTAEVVTQELRLQASYRDSLDYGLGAYYRREKAFTATMLPAAFLPGAFGVRPNLGLDQFDPYYRYSTKADIPIEREEKAIYGNATVHLTDKTDVFLGIRYMEYDVLIRQSGSVINGVVATGVPDSMCSYVPSAGGGPAFPSTHRPGQCDLPLPDFPISMGPDFDKTYHPLVYQASLTHHINDDVTTYVSYGHSWRPGANNPAIQSNDPRVTKYANLDPEESNNVEFGVKTVLLDGQLALNLSLFHQKFDNFIYQVPFISYVNDTALPLSVASNANGMQANADGKIYGLDFDFTYKSSRNFSVGGSLSYARSRLAGAVLPCNDANFDGVADNGAPTLDGFAAAGVPIALCTTKGSFSRNADWYASVQAEKDWNVSDDLDAYFRALVTYTPKNQFASPGFEADAYTITNLYAGLRDPGTQWDIGIYINNVFDQKTILTKQADIAVPSLVQSQLGLGPSTGYSLTSATERREAGLTVRYGF
- a CDS encoding FecR domain-containing protein, producing MTAMQNVIPIHRKRRIEEQAAAWVVRVDSDDLCDDEKARLQAWLAEDADHAAAFEYLAQTWKQVDCLALLAQVIPLQQNPSPEPPRKTWAPWQWAAPLGLVGVLLVAVLTVTKPDFLPWLAAHKVVESVYQTRTGEQSQVLLGDGSKLVLNTRSEVRVHIDARERSVYLNTGEVYFDVAPDPRVPFVVYAGKGVVRAVGTSFNVRIRDEDVEVAVAEGVVGVSVARPDSTKSNAQALRAGDFTRYAERIETRRRLSEAQLDRRVAWKGGKWAFDGQTLAEVVKDVGRYTNQRLEIVDPAIARIRIGGYFDIGDIEPFLEALDTGFGIKHRRIADDLIVLSLHESPDGTAH
- a CDS encoding sigma-70 family RNA polymerase sigma factor codes for the protein MFNNLEIGRLRGRLRRYLGRYLGRAEDAEDVAQESFVRVLEAAAKGEIRYPQAYLYRTARNLAFNLRARKFNQMEDSLEDSAALDVMDDSEVGPEARVMAQRHFELFCRVAASLPPQCRQVLVLRKVYGFSQQEVALRLDISVSTVEKHLAKALARCVQQLRAIQVDEVGYGAERSSKLK
- a CDS encoding amidase, which encodes MTVSRRTVLRAAATGAAALAATRVSADGAHPVADPITEMSAIELRDAIRAGKVSCREVMTAFLARIDAVNPAFNAIVSLESPEELLALAEKADAALRRGEEVGPLHGLPMAPKDAVQVAGMRTTLGSVLFKNNIPKDDGLLAARLRAAGAIFVGRTNMPEFGLGSQTYNSLFGTTRNAWNRKLTAGGSSGGAATALAQRLLPVADGSDMMGSLRNPAGWNNIYSLRPSFGRVPYWPSSEVFFSQLATEGPMGRTVADVALLLSVMAGPDDRVPLSINEAPVDFTVKLAREFKGTQIGFLGDFNGYLPMEAGVIGLCENALQHFRNIGCIVEEATTDFDMPALWRSWLAMRSHAISSGFARMYQQPQMRDKIKPEAIWEIETGLALSGLDVAQAATTRSAWYQAVRALLEQFDFLVLPTAQVFPFAASVHWPKEIAGHAMDTYHRWMEVAGIGTLSALPIGVVPAGFDSANRAMGLQILGKYGGDLEILQLAHAYDQASGFSRLIAP
- a CDS encoding DUF1214 domain-containing protein, producing MDDNESRLVERLSTGRAWEEFCDGLKRAGSVVLGNALANTSLDRAEGYRYLSRLARLALEKFVESNDPRTPRFYQLSREDAKIGADNPDAYYQNACLSGEYEYRLRGKRNSVFYLGIGSYAGNFGSSAPSGRTGYIEGEELVVADDGSFEIILSTRPQHGNWLPMEPNTSSLIVRQFFLDKANEKAAELHLERIDGDARAQPLAPVDLAKALQDSTAFVKGTAELFAGWVRIFVERPNELNLLPIEKREAAHMDPNQPFFYHGYWSLAPDEALLVSATEPECRYWNFQLNNIWMESLDYRHHRITLNKHSVTKDPAGRFTIVVAHADPGVANWIDTAGHTHGTMGLRWNGVANPPRPDCRVVKLAEITGNRGRCDGE
- a CDS encoding sulfotransferase translates to MTHTASTVDAMLAEARKRTGFDDFGDDDFLQPLGVLLRSIEDEAHLGTAGRRSLEERIVGLLANRLRVQHWLQRHPAIGAERLAAPLVIVGFPRTGTTMLQRLLASDPRSTALLWWESRNPAPFDGWSPALAASGMDARIVDARKQTAAMLEANPDLAAVHPFDAEAPDEDAMLLEHSVRSTAPAALAHVPTYLHWHNTHDNSAAYRYLKQMLQFIQWQKRLRGERIGRWVLKAPEHMAHVRHLFEQFPDATVIQPHRDPVDIYPSLASMIFQLRRLASNDATAAEAAEYVRASSKHRIARLMEARRELPATRFVDIWYRDAMSDPLGQVEPIYERAGIELTDDARQHMHDWLRANHREQRPTHEYRLDQFGFDADRIREELAEYLQTFVIPLSRGSIGTTHHDRRTP
- a CDS encoding SIMPL domain-containing protein; protein product: MRNLVGTAALAVALAVCGWFVGHGFERGHNPRHVTVKGVSEREVKADLALWPLRFVQAGDELAQVQAAIQKDDTTVSAFLARHGLDDRQVAFRDLEVTDRAAQSWASDNYPSRYIISRTVMVRTAAVDTVYQAAQATGELVDAGVVLDTQNNNTPTYLYNGLNELKPAMIAEATRSAREAADQFARDSGARLGGIVTANQGVFQILARDKAPMLQEERQIAKTVRVVATIDYALED